One Carassius auratus strain Wakin chromosome 16, ASM336829v1, whole genome shotgun sequence genomic window carries:
- the prune gene encoding exopolyphosphatase PRUNE1 isoform X1 yields the protein MEAYLRSCRDVLKGCSKNSPGLHVIMGNEACDMDSMVSALTFAYFLSKSLDCKRMPVPVLNIPRAEFPLRSDSTFLLRESGLSQDCLLFREEVDLHGLHKNKQLTLTLVDHNVLPSADSELEDDVVEVIDHHLLQRPTSPSCPVTVEPVGSCATLVTERIAQKAPEVLDHQVAQLLYGTIILDCVNMAPEAGKVTPKDSQYAVFLEKRFPKLPKRGVLFQSLQNAKFDVSGLSTEQMLLKDMKAASGGDLKLAVSVIYMTLESFLQRRGLQQDLCEFCHNHNYNLVLAMTISFIDNKEPLRQLAVYSSSTVYREEMSKALEKAKNPSLDLKPVSSPYPDVKAFIQGNTLASRKKVMPIITDFLKERERKVYQSGNIEDLDLDDDSNLDQSDSQQCPEDTGMEDDVQVPPTPMNSLVEGCPLDNGLPKISPEVLVEKVSKMASMEEMSSEGQC from the exons ATGGAGGCATATTTACGTAGTTGTCGCGATGTGCTTAAG GGTTGTAGTAAGAACAGCCCAGGGCTGCATGTCATAATGGGAAATGAGGCTTGTGATATGGACTCCATGGTATCAGCCCTGACCTTCGCCTACTTTCTTTCAAAG AGTCTTGATTGTAAGAGGATGCCGGTCCCTGTGCTCAACATCCCACGGGCTGAGTTCCCCTTGCGCTCTGACAGCACCTTTCTGCTGAGAGAGTCCGGTCTGTCCCAAGACTGCCTGCTGTTCAGGGAAGAGGTGGACCTCCACGGCCTGCACAAGAACAAACAGCTGACACTGACACTGGTCGACCACAATGTTCTGCCCAG TGCTGACAGTGAGCTGGAGGACGATGTCGTGGAAGTGATTGACCATCACCTCCTACAGAGGCCCACATCCCCTTCCTGTCCCGTCACTGTGGAGCCCGTGGGCTCCTGTGCCACCTTGGTGACTGAGCGCATCGCCCAAAAAGCACCTGAGGTTCTGGACCATCAAGTGGCTCAGCTTTTATACG GTACCATTATTCTAGACTGTGTTAACATGGCACCTGAAGCAGGTAAAGTCACCCCTAAGGACAGCCAGTACGCCGTCTTTTTGGAGAAACGCTTTCCAAAACTGCCTAAGAGGGGTGTTCTCTTTCAGTCGCTACAGAATGCCAAGTTTGATGTGTCAG GCCTCTCTACAGAACAGATGCTGTTGAAAGACATGAAAGCAGCATCTGGTGGAGATCTAAAGTTGGCTGTCAGTGTCATTTATATGACACTAGAG TCTTTTCTTCAGAGGCGAGGACTTCAGCAGGACCTCTGTGAGTTCTGCCACAATCACAACTACAACCTGGTGCTTGCCATGACAATCTCTTTCATCGACAACAAGGAGCCCCTCCGTCAGCTAGCCGTCTACAGCTCCAGCACTGTCTACAGAGAAGAG ATGAGTAAAGCACTAGAAAAAGCCAAAAACCCAAGTCTGGACCTTAAGCCAGTGAGCAGTCCATATCCAGATGTGAAGGCCTTTATACAGGGTAACACATTAGCATCCCGCAAGAAAGTAATGCCCATAATCACAGACTTCCTGAAGGAGAGGGAAAGAAAAGTGTATCAAAGTGGGAACATAGAGGACCTAGATCTGGACGATGATTCCAATCTGGACCAGAGTGACTCACAACAATGTCCTGAGGATACTGGGATGGAGGACGATGTCCAGGTTCCTCCAACGCCAATGAACAGTCTTGTCGAGGGTTGTCCCTTGGACAATGGCCTACCAAAAATCAGTCCTGAGGTTTTGGTGGAGAAAGTTAGCAAGATGGCCAGCATGGAGGAGATGTCGTCTGAGGGACAGTGCTGA
- the prune gene encoding exopolyphosphatase PRUNE1 isoform X2, whose protein sequence is MGNEACDMDSMVSALTFAYFLSKSLDCKRMPVPVLNIPRAEFPLRSDSTFLLRESGLSQDCLLFREEVDLHGLHKNKQLTLTLVDHNVLPSADSELEDDVVEVIDHHLLQRPTSPSCPVTVEPVGSCATLVTERIAQKAPEVLDHQVAQLLYGTIILDCVNMAPEAGKVTPKDSQYAVFLEKRFPKLPKRGVLFQSLQNAKFDVSGLSTEQMLLKDMKAASGGDLKLAVSVIYMTLESFLQRRGLQQDLCEFCHNHNYNLVLAMTISFIDNKEPLRQLAVYSSSTVYREEMSKALEKAKNPSLDLKPVSSPYPDVKAFIQGNTLASRKKVMPIITDFLKERERKVYQSGNIEDLDLDDDSNLDQSDSQQCPEDTGMEDDVQVPPTPMNSLVEGCPLDNGLPKISPEVLVEKVSKMASMEEMSSEGQC, encoded by the exons ATGGGAAATGAGGCTTGTGATATGGACTCCATGGTATCAGCCCTGACCTTCGCCTACTTTCTTTCAAAG AGTCTTGATTGTAAGAGGATGCCGGTCCCTGTGCTCAACATCCCACGGGCTGAGTTCCCCTTGCGCTCTGACAGCACCTTTCTGCTGAGAGAGTCCGGTCTGTCCCAAGACTGCCTGCTGTTCAGGGAAGAGGTGGACCTCCACGGCCTGCACAAGAACAAACAGCTGACACTGACACTGGTCGACCACAATGTTCTGCCCAG TGCTGACAGTGAGCTGGAGGACGATGTCGTGGAAGTGATTGACCATCACCTCCTACAGAGGCCCACATCCCCTTCCTGTCCCGTCACTGTGGAGCCCGTGGGCTCCTGTGCCACCTTGGTGACTGAGCGCATCGCCCAAAAAGCACCTGAGGTTCTGGACCATCAAGTGGCTCAGCTTTTATACG GTACCATTATTCTAGACTGTGTTAACATGGCACCTGAAGCAGGTAAAGTCACCCCTAAGGACAGCCAGTACGCCGTCTTTTTGGAGAAACGCTTTCCAAAACTGCCTAAGAGGGGTGTTCTCTTTCAGTCGCTACAGAATGCCAAGTTTGATGTGTCAG GCCTCTCTACAGAACAGATGCTGTTGAAAGACATGAAAGCAGCATCTGGTGGAGATCTAAAGTTGGCTGTCAGTGTCATTTATATGACACTAGAG TCTTTTCTTCAGAGGCGAGGACTTCAGCAGGACCTCTGTGAGTTCTGCCACAATCACAACTACAACCTGGTGCTTGCCATGACAATCTCTTTCATCGACAACAAGGAGCCCCTCCGTCAGCTAGCCGTCTACAGCTCCAGCACTGTCTACAGAGAAGAG ATGAGTAAAGCACTAGAAAAAGCCAAAAACCCAAGTCTGGACCTTAAGCCAGTGAGCAGTCCATATCCAGATGTGAAGGCCTTTATACAGGGTAACACATTAGCATCCCGCAAGAAAGTAATGCCCATAATCACAGACTTCCTGAAGGAGAGGGAAAGAAAAGTGTATCAAAGTGGGAACATAGAGGACCTAGATCTGGACGATGATTCCAATCTGGACCAGAGTGACTCACAACAATGTCCTGAGGATACTGGGATGGAGGACGATGTCCAGGTTCCTCCAACGCCAATGAACAGTCTTGTCGAGGGTTGTCCCTTGGACAATGGCCTACCAAAAATCAGTCCTGAGGTTTTGGTGGAGAAAGTTAGCAAGATGGCCAGCATGGAGGAGATGTCGTCTGAGGGACAGTGCTGA
- the LOC113115976 gene encoding BCL2/adenovirus E1B 19 kDa protein-interacting protein 2-like: MGTNSDQREGYMPNGHSENGKTSAFIPDMELREEWQDEEFPRPLPEDTQSPGDEEESPGAEGNRPVPPTSLALTGDAVRKKRLVAPTLSLTLDKTSTDRSVKSDEFEASALSPSLDDDPEMDINLEALETPSDSESYNFPDSMHDLEWEDDLPRMGKAAIRKASLLEHAEMGHLDLDQVDSNGRRWRRFHIGGQDYQVNMSVLEPYLQVLSHGGYYGDGSTAIIMFTSCYLPENTTEHYEYVMDNLFRYIIGTLDLMVSESYILVYLCGMAPRNKMPGIKWLRQCYMSIDRRLRKELKGLFVVHPAWYVRALITVIKPFISEKFGRKMRFIHSLQELAEFVPVAQLQIPDCIRQYDEQMNR; this comes from the exons ATGGGGACTAACTCAGACCAGAGGGAAGGGTACATGCCAAATGG GCATTCAGAAAACGGGAAGACATCAGCCTTCATCCCTGACATGGAGCTCCGGGAGGAATGGCAGGATGAGGAGTTCCCCAG GCCTCTTCCTGAGGACACACAGAGTCCTGGTGATGAAGAGGAAAGCCCTGGAGCTGAGGGAAACAGGCCTG TCCCACCAACTAGCCTGGCCCTCACAGGTGATGCCGTCAGGAAGAAGCGACTAGTGGCGCCCACTCTTAGTCTAACACTGGACAAAACCTCTACTGACCGGAGCGTGAAATCTGACGAGTTTGAAGCCTCTGCTCTTTCACCATCTCTTGATGATGACCCAGAGATGGACATTAACCTGGAAGCCCTAGAGACACCCTCAGACAGCGAGTCTTACAACTTCCCAGACAGCATGCACGACTTAGAGTGGGAAG ATGATCTTCCCAGGATGGGCAAAGCAGCGATCAGAAAGGCCAGTTTACTGGAGCATGCAGAGATGGGACACCTGGACTTGGATCAGGTGGACAGCAATGGGCGGCGATGGAGGCGTTTCCATATTGGCGGCCAAGACTACCAAGTCAACATGAGCGTTCTGGAGCCGTACCTTCAAGTTCTTTCCCACGGAG GATATTATGGTGACGGATCGACAGCCATCATCATGTTCACTTCCTGCTACCTACCAGAAAACACAACAGAACACTATGAGTATGTGATGGACAATCTCTTCAG GTACATCATTGGCACGTTGGACTTGATGGTGTCTGAGAGTTACATACTGGTGTATCTGTGTGGAATGGCCCCTCGCAATAAGATGCCTGGGATTAAGTGGCTTCGACAGTGTTACATGTCCATCGACAGACG GTTGAGGAAAGAACTGAAAGGCCTCTTCGTGGTTCACCCGGCCTGGTACGTGAGAGCTTTAATCACAGTCATCAAACCCTTCATCAG TGAGAAATTCGGCAGGAAGATGCGCTTCATCCACAGCTTGCAAGAACTGGCAGAGTTTGTTCCTGTGGCCCAGCTGCAAATCCCAGACTGCATCAGACA